A region from the Falco peregrinus isolate bFalPer1 chromosome 19, bFalPer1.pri, whole genome shotgun sequence genome encodes:
- the GATAD2B gene encoding transcriptional repressor p66-beta, with protein sequence MDRMTEDALRLNLLKRSLDQADDRDDVLAKRLKMEGHEAMERLKMLALLKRKDLSGIEVPHELPVKQDGVKVYEEKLNGSLRPHGDGRTAGRPGKENINDEPVDMSARRSDQDRGRLTPSPDIIVLSDNEASSPRSSSRMEERLKAANLEMFKGKSIEERQQLIKQLRDELRLEEARLVLLKKLRQSQLQKENVVQKTPVVQNAASIVQPSPAHVGQQGLSKLPSRPGAQGVEPQNLRTLQGHSVIRSATNTTLPHMLMSQRVIAPNPAQLQGQRVPPKPGLIRTTTPSMNPAINYQPQSSSSVPCQRTSSSAIYMNLASHIQPGTVNRVSSPLPSPSALNDAANSQAAAKLALRKQLEKTLLEIPPPKPPAPLLHFLPSAANSEFIYMVGLEEVVQSVIDSQGKSCVSLLRVEPFVCAQCRTDFTPHWKQEKNGKILCEQCMTSNQKKALKAEHTNRLKNAFVKALQQEQEIEQRLQQQAALSPTAAPAVSSVSKQENIMRHHTLRQAPQPQSTLQRGIPTSARSMLSNFAQAPQLSVAGGLLGMPGVNIAYLNAGIGGHKASSLADRQREYLLDMIPPRSISQSISGQK encoded by the exons ATGGACAGAATGACGGAAGATGCTCTGCGCCTGAACCTCTTGAAACGGAGCTTGGACCAAGCGGATGATCGGGATGATGTCCTGGCAAAGCGATTGAAAATGGAAGGACATGAGGCGATGGAGCGCCTGAAGATGCTGGCACTGCTGAAGAGGAAAGACCTCTCGGGCATTGAGGTGCCCCACGAGCTCCCGGTGAAACAGGATGGGGTGAAAGTCTACGAAGAAAAGCTGAATGGGAGCCTGAGGCCCCATGGGGATGGCAGGACTGCAGGGAGGCCGGGGAAGGAAAACATTAATGATGAGCCGGTGGATATGAGCGCGAGGAGAAG CGACCAGGACAGGGGCCGATTAACCCCTTCACCAGATATAATCGTCCTCTCTGATAATGAGGCATCCAGTCCCCGTTCCAGCTCTCGCATGGAGGAAAGGCTTAAGGCAGCAAATCTTGAAATGTTTAAG GGTAAAAGCATAGAGGAGCGACAGCAGCTGATCAAGCAGCTCCGGGACGAGCTACGGCTGGAGGAGGCCAGGCTTGTGCTGCtgaagaaactgaggcaaagtCAGCTGCAAAAGGAGAACGTGGTACAGAAG ACTCCGGTTGTCCAGAATGCGGCGTCTATTGTCCAGCCATCTCCTGCTCATGTGGGACAGCAGGGACTGTCCAAACTTCCCTCCAGGCCTGGAGCTCAGGGGGTTGAGCCTCAGAACTTAAGGACATTACAG GGTCACAGTGTCATTAGGTCTGCCACAAACACGACTCTGCCCCATATGCTTATGTCACAGCGTGTGATCGCTCCGAACCCTGCCCAGCTCCAAGGGCAGCGGGTTCCTCCTAAACCTGGCCTCATCCGCACTACAACTCCGAGCATGAATCCAGCCATCAACTACCAACCG cAATCAAGTTCTTCTGTTCCTTGCCAGCGTACGTCGTCTTCAGCCATCTATATGAACCTTGCCTCCCACATCCAGCCTGGCACTGTCAACAGGGTGTCGTCgccgctccccagccccagtgctcTGAACGACGCCGCCAactcccaggcagctgccaagCTTGCCCTCCgcaagcagctggaaaagacGCTGCTGGAgatccccccccccaagccGCCCGCTCCCCTGCTGCATTTCTTGCCCAGCGCAGCCAACAGCGAGTTCATCTACatggtggggctggaggaggtggtgCAGAGCGTTATTGACAGCCAAG GGAAAAGCTGCGTGTCCCTCCTGCGTGTGGAGCCCTTTGTCTGTGCCCAGTGCCGCACCGACTTCACCCCGCACtggaagcaggagaaaaacGGGAAGATCCTGTGCGAGCAGTGCATGACGTCCAACCAGAAGAAAGCACTGAAGGCAGAGCACACCAACCGGCTGAAGAACGCCTTCGTGAAAGctttgcagcaggagcag GAGATCGAGCAGCGActacagcagcaggcagccttgTCCCCCACTGCAGCTCCAGCCGTCTCCAGCGTCAGCAAACAGGAGAACATCATGCGGCACCACACGCTCCGGCAG gcTCCGCAGCCCCAGAGCACTTTGCAGCGTGGCATCCCCACCTCTGCCCGCTCCATGCTTTCCAACTTTGCGCAGGCACCCCAGCTCTCCGTGGCGGGTGGTCTCCTCGGCATGCCAG GTGTTAACATCGCTTACCTGAATGCTGGGATCGGAGGCCACAAAGCGTCGAGTTTGGCGGACCGGCAGCGGGAATACCTTTTGGATATGATCCCACCCCGCTCTATATCGCAGTCCATCAGTGGACAGAAATAA
- the SLC27A3 gene encoding long-chain fatty acid transport protein 3, with the protein MALAALAAVLALVLLQRLLRPHLWADLAFAARAARCRRRAGGGAGSLAARFLRAAREAPGRPFLRAAAGAEPYGGAARRVARVANALRGRPLAGGALGPGTTVGLLVGNEPRFVWGWLGLAALGARPAFLGTALRPAALRHCLRACGARALLVADDLFAAVEPILPSLQEDDIVVWVLGAGPYPPGVVALQELLDAASDELEPEDVWQPEDMNDTCLYIFTSGTTGLPKAARVSHLKSIMCLSFYELVGASSRDVVYLALPLYHMAGSLLGIVGCIGIGATCVLKEKFSASQFWDDCRAEGVTVFQYIGELCRYLVNQPQRPGEREHGLRLAVGSGLRPDVWRSFLQRFGAIRIVETYGMTEGNVTLFNYTGTPGAVGRSSFIYKLFSPFEIVRYDVTEGAPVRDAAGRCIRVGTGETGLLIAPVTPRTPFLGYAGSRELSEQKLLRGVFAEGDTYFSTGDLMEQDAAQFVRFRDRTGDTYRWKGENVATTEVAEALVAHESLQEATVYGVTVPGHEGRAGMAALVLRPGCRLDGPALYRHVEQLLPPYAWPRFLRLQERLAMTETFKQQKVRLAQEGFDPARVPDPLFLLDETTKAYVPLGPALWEGVLEGRLRI; encoded by the exons aTGGCGCTGGCGGCGCTGGCGGCGGTGCTGgcgctggtgctgctgcagcggCTGCTGCGCCCGCACCTCTGGGCCGACCTGGCGTTCGCGGCGCGGGCGGCgcggtgccggcggcgggcgggcggcggcgcgggcagcCTGGCGGCGCGGTTCCTGCGGGCGGCGCGGGAGGCCCCGGGCCGGCCCTTCCTgcgagcggcggcgggcgcggagccCTacgggggggcggcgcggcgggtgGCGCGGGTAGCCAACGCGCTGCGGGGGCGGCCCCTGGCGGGGGGCGCGCTGGGGCCGGGGACCACcgtggggctgctggtgggcaaCGAGCCGCGCTTCGtctgggggtggctggggctggcggcGCTGGGGGCCCGGCCGGCCTTCCTGGGCACGGCGCtgcgccccgccgccctccgGCACTGCCTGCGCGCCTGCGGGGCGCGGGCGCTGCTGGTGGCGGACG ACCTGTTTGCGGCGGTGGAGCCCatcctgcccagcctgcaggagGATGACATTGTGGTGTGGGTGCTGGGCGCGGGGCCGTACCCCCCCGGCGTCGTGgccttgcaggagctgctggacgCAGCCTCGGACGAGCTGGAGCCCGAGGACGTCTGGCAGCCCGAGGACATGAACGACACCTGCCTCTACATCTTCACCTCCGGCACCACCg GTCTCCCCAAAGCCGCCCGCGTCTCCCACCTCAAGTCCATCATGTGCCTGAGCTTCTACGAGCTGGTGGGAGCCTCCAGCCGGGACGTGGTGTACCTGGCGCTGCCGCTCTACCACATGGCCGGGTCCCTCCTGGGCATCGTCGGCTGCATCGGCATCG GAGCCACTTGTGTGCTGAAGGAGAAGTTCTCAGCCAGCCAGTTCTGGGATGACTGTCGTGCCGAGGGTGTCACTGTCTTCCAGTACATCGGGGAGCTCTGCCGCTACCTGGTCAACCAGCCCCAG CGCCCTGGGGAGCGGGAGCACGGGCTGCGGCTGGCGGTGGGGAGTGGGCTGCGCCCCGACGTCTGGCGGAGCTTCCTCCAGCGCTTCGGCGCCATCCGCATCGTGGAGACCTACGGCATGACCGAGGGCAACGTCACCCTCTTCAACTACACCGGCACCCCGGGCGCCGTGGGCCGCAGCAGCTTCATCTACAAG ctcttcTCGCCCTTCGAGATCGTGCGCTACGACGTGACGGAGGGAGCACCAGTGCGGGACGCGGCCGGGCGCTGCATCCGTGTAGGGACAG gcgAGACGGGGCTGCTGATCGCCCCGGTGACCCCCCGGACCCCCTTCCTGGGCTACGCCGGCAGCCGGGAGCTGTCGGAGCAGAAGCTGCTGCGGGGGGTGTTCGCCGAGGGTGACACCTACTTCAGCACCGGCGACCTGATGGAGCAGGATGCGGCTCAGTTTGTCCGCTTCCGTGACCGCACCGGGGACACATACAG GTGGAAAGGTGAGAACGTGGCCACCACGGAGGTGGCCGAAGCCTTGGTGGCCCACGAGTCCCTGCAAGAAGCCACCGTCTACGGCGTCACTGTGCCAG GCCACGAGGGTCGCGCTGGGATGGCGGCGCTGGTGCTGCGCCCCGGCTGCCGGCTGGACGGGCCTGCGCTCTACCGGCAcgtggagcagctgctgccgcCCTACGCTTGGCCCCGCTTCCTCCGGCTGCAG GAGCGCCTGGCGATGACTGAGACCTTCAAGCAGCAGAAGGTGCGGCTGGCGCAGGAAGGCTTCGACCCGGCTCGTGTCCCCGACCCCCTCTTCCTGCTGGATGAGACCACCAAAGCCTACGTGCCCCTTGGCCCCGCACTCTGGGAGGGGGTCCTGGAGGGGCGCCTCCGCATTTAG